In the Candidatus Delongbacteria bacterium genome, CGAGAGCACGCCGTAGACCTTGGTGCCGTGGGTGCTGCAGATCCTGTCGCCCACTTCCTTCTGGATCATGATGTCGAAACTGGTGATCCGGGCGTGCGCACCGGAGTCGGCCTGACAGGCGCGGATTTCGTCCAGCACGCGTCCGATGATGCTGCTGGTGATGTGATACGGCAAGTTTCCGATCACGCGCACCGGCTGTCCGGCCAGCACCTCGGAGAGGGGATACTTGAGAAAGTCCTGGTGCACCAGTTCCAGATTGGCGGATCCCGCGAAGCGCTCGCCCAGATATTCCACCATGCGGTCGTCGATCTCGACCGCGATCAGACGGCCGCAGGTCTTGAGCAGCTCGTTGGTGAGCACGCCCTTGCCCGGGCCGATCTCGAGCACCGTGTCCTGAGGTTCCAGCCCGAAGGCGTTGACGATGCGCTGGATCCACCAGGGATCACTGAGAAAGTTCTGGCCCAGGCTGCGCTTGGGGTCCAGGCTCTTGTAGGACTTCGAACTCACGCCGGCTCCTGTCCCGAGAGCGGTTCCGCCACAAGGGGCAGACGGAACAGCCGCACCGCATTGGCGCTGGTGATGCGGGCCACCTCCTCAACGGAGCGGCCCAGCAGTTCGGCGATGGTGGCGGCACTGTCGGCCACGCACGCGGGTTCGTTGCGCCGGCCCCGCAAGCGCTGGGGCGGCATGAAGGGCGAATCGGTCTCCAGCAGGATCCGTTCGAGGGGCAGCCCGAGCACCACCTCGTGCTGGTTGCGTTTGGGGTAGGTCACGAAACAGGGGAAACTGATGTGAAAGCCCAGCTCCACCAGCTCGAGCGCCGTGTCCAGATCGTAGGAATAACAGTGCATCACGCCGCCGACAGCGCCGGCTCCCTCTTCGCGCAGGATGCGCACCGTTTCGTCACGCGCGTCCCGGGAATGGATCACCAGCGGCAGGGCGCGCTCGCGGGCCAGCCTCACCATCGCCCGGAAGCAAGCTTCCTGGTTGGGCACCAGGGCGTACTCGCGAAAATTGTCCAGCCCCACTTCGCCGATCGCCACCACGCGCGGGTGCCGGGAGAGCTCGTCCACCCGGGCCAGCATCTCGGGAGTGAATTCATCGGCCGCCTGGGGATGGATGCCCACCGCGAACCAGATCCGCGGATGCCCGTCCAGCAGCCTGAACCCGCGTTCGATGGTCTCGGCGTTGAAGCACACCTGAATCACCGCCTCAAGGCCCGCCTGCCAGGCTCGCTCGAGCATGGCCTCGCGGTCTTCGTCGAAGGAGGGAAAGTCCAGATGGGCGTGGCTGTCGATCAACATGCGGGCGGGTCCTGTTCTTCGGTGTTGCTGCGGGGGATTCCGGCGCTGGCTGGCGAATATAGGAATAGAAGAGCCGGGAGCCGGTTCGCATGGGTGTCAAAGGGACTGGACACCCAAGGGTGACGATTCGGCCCGCGGGGGAATCCACAGGAACCCGCGCCGCTCGCCGCCCGTTTCGCCCGCTTCGGCAACCAGTTCAGGCAGGAGAAGCAGATGCCCCAGGCAACACCCAGGGAAAAACTGATCGCGGCGGGGCCGGCGGCGCTGAGCCTGCCCGAGCTGATCGCGGTGATCCTCAGCGCGGGCACGCGCAAGGAATCGGTCTTCGAAATCGGGCGGCGCATCGCCGAGGAGTACGGGGTGCGCTCGATATCCGCGCTGGGCAGCGTGCATGAGATGATGGGTGCCTACGGCATCGGCCGCGCCCGGGCCTGCCAGCTTTCCGCGGCCCTGGAGC is a window encoding:
- the rsmA gene encoding ribosomal RNA small subunit methyltransferase A, which gives rise to MSSKSYKSLDPKRSLGQNFLSDPWWIQRIVNAFGLEPQDTVLEIGPGKGVLTNELLKTCGRLIAVEIDDRMVEYLGERFAGSANLELVHQDFLKYPLSEVLAGQPVRVIGNLPYHITSSIIGRVLDEIRACQADSGAHARITSFDIMIQKEVGDRICSTHGTKVYGVLSVLAYMLCDVRILLDVPPNAFYPRPKVTSSILRFRPLPAPRYQITDWELFRKVVRAAFNQRRKMLRNSLLPLADLLPEGFLSQPGLDWLERRPEQLSPLEFTQLANLVVEARG
- a CDS encoding TatD family hydrolase, with the translated sequence MLIDSHAHLDFPSFDEDREAMLERAWQAGLEAVIQVCFNAETIERGFRLLDGHPRIWFAVGIHPQAADEFTPEMLARVDELSRHPRVVAIGEVGLDNFREYALVPNQEACFRAMVRLARERALPLVIHSRDARDETVRILREEGAGAVGGVMHCYSYDLDTALELVELGFHISFPCFVTYPKRNQHEVVLGLPLERILLETDSPFMPPQRLRGRRNEPACVADSAATIAELLGRSVEEVARITSANAVRLFRLPLVAEPLSGQEPA